The DNA window GGTCCCCGGGACGCGGGGCGCCGAGCCGGCCGCCGGCGAGCCGGATCCGGCCGGTGCGAGTGCGGGAGTCACCGGGACCGGCCGTGGCCGGCGGGGCCGGGGGCGGACCCCGGTGCCCGCCTGAGCAGCTCCGGATCGTGCGACGGGGGAGCGGGGTGGCGACGCCGGCGTGGCCACCCCGCCGTACGACTAGGCTGGCCGGCCGGAGGTGGTGACGGGTGCGGCAGGCGACCGCCATGGCGAACGCGGCGGGACTGGTGGCGGGCTACGCCCTGGACTCGCTGCTCGGCGATCCCCGACGGTGGCACCCGGTGGCCGGCTTCGGCCGGGCGGCCGGCGCCCTGGAGCGACGGATCTACCGACCTGAGCGATCGGCCGGCGCGGCGTTCACCGCGCTCGCGGTCGGCGCGCCGGTGCTGCTCGGGGCGGCTGCCGGCCTCGCCACCCGGCGGCACCCGGTGGCCCGGGCCGCGCTGGTGGCCGCCGGGACCTGGACGGTGCTGGGCGGGCGCACCCTGCGGCACGAGTCGCGGCTCATGGCGCGGGCGCTGCAGGCGGATGACCTGCCCGCCGCCCGCGGCCGGCTCAACCATCTCTGCGGGCGGGACCCGTCGGCGCTGGACGAGCCGGAGCTGGCCCGGGCCACCGTCGAGTCGGTCGCCGAGAACACCTCCGACGCCGTGGTCGCCCCGCTGGTCTGGGGCGCCGTCGCCGGGCTGCCCGGCCTGCTCGGCTACCGGGCGGCGAACACCCTCGACGCCATGGTCGGCCACCGCTCACCCCGCTACGCCCGCTTCGGCACCCCGGCCGCCCGCCTCGACGACCTGCTCAACCTGGTCCCCGCCCGGCTGACCGGGCTGCTCACCGTCGCCGTGGCGCCGACCGCGCACGGGGACCGCGCCACCGCGTGGCGGGTCTGGCGACGGGACCGCAACGAACACCCGAGCCCCAACGCGGGCCAGTGCGAGGCGGCCATGGCCGGGGCGCTCGGCGTCCGGCTGGGCGGGCGCAACGTCTACTTCGGACGCGAGGAGACCCGGCCGTTCCTCGGTGACGGGCCCCGGCCCGAGGCGCGGCACCTGAAGCGGGCCGCCCGGATCTCCGGCGCGGTCGGCCTGGCCGCGCTCGGCCTCGCGGCGGCGTACCCGGTGACGGTCGGTCGCCTCGTCGGCGCGACCGGCCGCGCCGCGCTGCGCGCCCTCGCCGGGACGCGACCGGGGAGCGGGCGAGCGGCGGGGAGCGGGCGATGAGCGGCGGGCTGCTGGTCGCCGGGACCACCTCCGACGCCGGCAAGAGCGTGCTCACCGCCGGCATCTGCCGCTGGCTGCGCCGCCGGGGTGTGTCGGTCGCCCCGTTCAAGGCGCAGAACATGTCCAACAACTCGGCCGTGGTGGTCGGGCCGGACGGGCGCGGCGGGGAGATCGGCCGCGCCCAGGCCATGCAGGCCGCCGCCTGCGGGCTCGCGCCGGACCTGCGCTTCAATCCGGTGCTGCTGAAGCCGGGCAGCGACCACGCCAGCCAGGTGGTGCTGCTCGGCGAGGCGGTCGACACGGTCACCGCCGGCAACTACCGAAAGCTGCGTCCCCGGCTCGCCGAGACCGCGTACGCGGCCCTGGCCGAGCTGCGGGCCGAATACGACGTGGTGATCTGCGAGGGCGCGGGCAGCCCGGCCGAGATCAACCTACGGGCCGGCGACTACGTCAACATGGGGCTGGCCCGGCACGCCGGCCTGCCGGCCGTCGTGGTCGGCGACATCGACCGTGGCGGCGTGTTCGCCTCGATGTTCGGCACGGTCGCGCTGCTCGACCCGGCCGACCAGGCCCTCGTGGCCGGCTTCGTGATCAACAAGTTCCGGGGCGACCTCGGGCTGCTCCGGCCGGGGCTGGACATGCTGCACCGGGTCACCGGCCGCCCCACCCTCGGCGTGCTGCCCTGGGCGCTCGACCTCTGGCTCGAC is part of the Micromonospora halotolerans genome and encodes:
- a CDS encoding cobalamin biosynthesis protein, whose product is MRQATAMANAAGLVAGYALDSLLGDPRRWHPVAGFGRAAGALERRIYRPERSAGAAFTALAVGAPVLLGAAAGLATRRHPVARAALVAAGTWTVLGGRTLRHESRLMARALQADDLPAARGRLNHLCGRDPSALDEPELARATVESVAENTSDAVVAPLVWGAVAGLPGLLGYRAANTLDAMVGHRSPRYARFGTPAARLDDLLNLVPARLTGLLTVAVAPTAHGDRATAWRVWRRDRNEHPSPNAGQCEAAMAGALGVRLGGRNVYFGREETRPFLGDGPRPEARHLKRAARISGAVGLAALGLAAAYPVTVGRLVGATGRAALRALAGTRPGSGRAAGSGR